Proteins from a genomic interval of Thermoanaerobacterium thermosaccharolyticum DSM 571:
- the rlmN gene encoding 23S rRNA (adenine(2503)-C(2))-methyltransferase RlmN, translating into MVDLKNMTIDELEKFFVDIGETKYRAKQVFQWIYRGVTNFEEMTDLKIELRKKLNSIAYISSLKIAQKLVSDADETAKYLFLLDDENIVEGVAIKYSYGNTSCISTQVGCNMKCSFCASGIGGKVRNLKASEMVDEVLIMDNDYGKISNIVLMGSGEPFDNYEEVMKFIKIVNNPFGMGVGIRHITISTCGIVPKIYDFANEGLGVNLSISLHAPTDDLRTQLMPINKVYPIKDLIKACKYYIDKTHRRVTFEYSLIKDVNDNYEMSVKLSKLLRGLLCHVNLIPINYVDEIGYKKADNEKIIAFKNTLEKNGITCTVRRELGSDINAACGQLRRKYLAGRVK; encoded by the coding sequence TTGGTTGATTTAAAGAATATGACAATTGATGAACTTGAAAAATTTTTTGTTGATATTGGAGAGACAAAGTACAGGGCAAAGCAGGTTTTTCAATGGATCTATAGAGGAGTCACAAATTTTGAAGAAATGACAGATTTAAAAATAGAGCTGAGAAAAAAATTAAATAGTATAGCATATATATCTAGTTTAAAAATTGCGCAAAAATTAGTATCAGATGCAGACGAGACAGCAAAGTATCTTTTCTTACTTGATGATGAAAATATAGTTGAAGGTGTGGCTATTAAGTATAGTTATGGCAATACTTCCTGTATATCTACTCAGGTTGGATGTAATATGAAATGCTCATTTTGCGCATCAGGAATTGGAGGAAAAGTTAGAAATCTGAAAGCATCAGAGATGGTAGATGAAGTTCTTATAATGGATAATGATTATGGTAAAATATCAAATATAGTATTGATGGGCAGTGGAGAGCCCTTTGACAATTATGAGGAAGTTATGAAATTTATAAAAATTGTCAATAATCCCTTTGGCATGGGTGTAGGCATACGACATATTACTATTTCTACATGCGGAATTGTTCCGAAAATTTATGATTTTGCAAATGAAGGTTTAGGTGTTAATTTGTCTATATCATTACATGCACCTACGGATGATTTAAGGACACAGCTGATGCCAATAAATAAGGTATATCCTATAAAAGATTTGATAAAAGCATGCAAGTATTATATTGATAAGACTCATAGAAGAGTGACTTTTGAATATTCGCTAATAAAAGACGTAAATGATAACTATGAGATGAGTGTAAAATTATCCAAGCTCTTAAGGGGTCTTCTGTGCCATGTTAATTTGATACCAATTAATTATGTTGATGAAATTGGCTATAAGAAAGCTGACAATGAAAAGATAATAGCTTTCAAAAATACTCTTGAAAAAAATGGCATTACGTGTACGGTTAGGCGTGAGCTAGGCAGTGATATTAACGCTGCTTGTGGGCAATTAAGAAGGAAATATTTAGCTGGAAGGGTGAAATAA
- the rsmB gene encoding 16S rRNA (cytosine(967)-C(5))-methyltransferase RsmB — MNQRNIAFKILYEILVKKGYSNIVLNKYLNNDGIEDVEKSFIKEIVFGTIERKYTLDRIIDYCSTKDIKKIDNKVLIILEMGLFQLMYMDKVPDYAAINESVNLTKEHVGKYASKFVNAVLRSYLRNSMKIKFLQPNENLIEYLSFKYSFPEWIVKRLLNNYDRDATESILESLNGKPEISIRLNTLKIDGKNFEKKLNDRGLKYKKGMYNNDAYYIDLKNITNDEIYKDGLIQVQDEGAMIISKVLSPKPGDMVIDVCSAPGGKTTHLSQLMNNKGKIVAFDVYEHKIDLIKRNCRRLGVDNVDAFVFDSTKVNSEYIDKADKVLADVPCSGIGIIRKKPDIKLKNYTKKDFDELNNIQYRILSSSSKYVKKGGYILYSTCTIGKEENINIVDKFLNENKEFKIADIRPFLPQNLVHFVDDKGCIQLLPNLNNTDGFFICKLQRNI; from the coding sequence GGAATAGAAGACGTAGAAAAAAGTTTTATTAAAGAAATAGTTTTTGGAACGATAGAAAGAAAGTATACGTTGGATCGTATTATCGATTATTGCTCAACTAAAGATATTAAAAAAATTGACAATAAAGTTCTTATTATACTTGAAATGGGTTTATTTCAACTGATGTATATGGATAAGGTACCTGATTATGCAGCAATAAATGAATCAGTAAACCTTACGAAAGAGCATGTAGGAAAGTATGCTTCTAAGTTTGTCAATGCAGTATTGCGAAGTTATTTGCGTAATTCTATGAAGATTAAGTTTTTACAGCCTAATGAAAACTTAATTGAATATTTGTCTTTTAAATATTCATTTCCTGAATGGATTGTTAAAAGACTATTGAATAATTACGATAGAGATGCTACAGAGAGTATATTAGAATCGCTCAATGGCAAACCTGAAATATCAATCAGGCTTAATACTTTAAAAATTGATGGAAAAAATTTTGAAAAAAAACTAAATGACAGAGGGCTTAAATATAAAAAAGGAATGTACAATAATGATGCCTACTATATAGACTTAAAGAATATTACCAATGATGAAATATATAAAGATGGCTTAATACAGGTTCAAGATGAAGGAGCGATGATTATTTCAAAGGTTTTATCTCCAAAGCCTGGCGATATGGTAATAGATGTTTGTAGTGCACCAGGAGGAAAAACTACTCACCTGTCTCAATTGATGAATAATAAAGGTAAAATAGTAGCATTTGATGTTTATGAACATAAGATAGATTTAATAAAAAGGAATTGCAGGAGATTGGGCGTTGATAATGTAGATGCATTTGTTTTTGATTCAACAAAGGTAAATAGTGAATATATAGATAAAGCTGATAAAGTTCTTGCTGATGTTCCATGTAGCGGAATAGGGATCATAAGAAAGAAACCGGATATAAAATTAAAAAATTATACGAAGAAAGATTTTGATGAACTAAATAACATACAGTATCGCATACTTTCTTCCAGCTCTAAATACGTAAAAAAAGGTGGATATATCTTATATAGTACATGTACTATAGGCAAAGAAGAAAATATAAATATAGTTGATAAGTTTTTAAATGAAAATAAAGAGTTTAAAATTGCTGATATAAGACCATTTTTGCCGCAAAATTTAGTGCATTTTGTGGATGATAAAGGATGTATTCAGCTTTTGCCAAACTTGAACAATACAGATGGTTTTTTTATATGCAAATTGCAGAGAAATATCTAA